Genomic DNA from Paenibacillus sp. KS-LC4:
TGCAAAAGATAGTCATGCTCTCCCCCCCTAGCCCATATAGATAATTAGTGAGAGTAGCATTTTTAGCCCAAGCATTGTTTAAATGGGTCAGTATAGGGAGGGAGGACTTGAGCGTGACGGATCAAACGAAAGGCTTGCGCTTTGATGTGTATGAACGCGTACATCTGTCGGATGAAGTTGCCGATATTGATGAGCTGGAAGAAATTGAGCTTGTGCCTCGCATTCAGGTTGTTGAGCAGGGGGAGCACGCAGTATTAAAAGGCCAGCTGCTGCTAAGTGGCGTATATCGCAGTACGAATGAAGCCGCTCCGCTTCAGGTGTTGGAGCATTTCATCCCCGTCGAGATTACAATGCCGCTCAATCGGATTTCGCGGCTGGACGATGTGACGGTGGAAATTGATAATTTCGACGTCGATTTGTTGTCATCGCGTACGCTTAACATTACCGGGGTGTTGTCGCTTCGGGGCATTCTCGTAGAGCCGCAGCAGGAGACGGAGGAGGCGTGGCGCGAGGAGCCATTCACCGTCGTCCATGATCGTGCAGATACGAGTCAGGCATCGTTCGAAGAGGAGCTTCGGCGGAGTGGTGACGAACCCTTTGCAGCTGACGAGGCCGCTGAGGTCGCAAAGATTGCTCTGGGAGCGCAAGCGGAGCCTTATTTTGCTGGACAGGAAGGGCAATTGCCTTTCAGGGGCGAGCAGGAGGAAGCTGAGGCGTTTAATGGGGCTGCTCAAGAGCTCAATGAGTCTGATTCTGGTCTTGAAGCTTACAATGCTTATAATGAGCAGGCGTATGAAGAGGCTGACGAGCGCGAGGAGGCAGAGGAAGGACCGGAGGCTGGTGTTACGATCTCGCCTTCGCCGCGTGATACAGGCTGGTCGGCAGCCGAGTGGTTTCAGGAGCAAAATCATTCCGGGTCGCAGCCGAGCTTTAACACGAATTTTAATTCACCGCCTGCTTATGCGCAGCAGCCAGCTGTAACTGGGCTGGGTCATGGCATTGCGCAGGATAGGCAGCAGGGAGCTTCTGCCTATCAGCAAGCGGAGGATCTTGGCTGGAGCCCGGGGGGACAACCGCTTCAGGAAGAAGAAGCCTACATTCCGGCGGCAGCAGAGCAGAGCGGCCACGACGCTTCTCCGTGGCAGGAGAGCGAGCTCGAACGTTTAAGCGAGTGGCAGGAGGCGGAGGAAGCAAGTGCGGAGCCGCAGGCAGAGCCTGAGAAGCAGGAGATGCGCATAGCCTTTGGCAGCAAGGCGCCGGAAACGGCGGCATCGCCTGCATCAGGCGTCGGGCTTGTGACGCTGCTGCAAACGAGCAAGCGTGAGCAATTGGCGCGGCAAGCAGCGGAGCAGGAGGCAGCGGAATATGCGTTGGAGCAGACGAAGGCACAGCAACCCGCAGGCGATGAGATCGAATGGCGCAATTTGTTTTTGAAGCAATCCGATGAGCGGGAATTCCGTAAAATTCGGGTATGCATCGTGCAGCGCGATGAGACGCTTGATTCCATTGCGGTGCGCTACAGCTTGAATCCGCGGGAGATTTTGCTATACAACGGCTTAAATGAGTCGGCGGTGGAGGAAGGGCAGCTGCTCTATATTCCATAGCGCACATTAATTTATCTAATCAAAATACAACGTTCTTCAGCGCCTGTATTAGGCAGCTGAAGAACGTTATTTGCATTTATATAACTTTCAAACAGCTAATCTATCAAGAAATAATTGTAAACTTATTTTTC
This window encodes:
- a CDS encoding LysM peptidoglycan-binding domain-containing protein, with the translated sequence MTDQTKGLRFDVYERVHLSDEVADIDELEEIELVPRIQVVEQGEHAVLKGQLLLSGVYRSTNEAAPLQVLEHFIPVEITMPLNRISRLDDVTVEIDNFDVDLLSSRTLNITGVLSLRGILVEPQQETEEAWREEPFTVVHDRADTSQASFEEELRRSGDEPFAADEAAEVAKIALGAQAEPYFAGQEGQLPFRGEQEEAEAFNGAAQELNESDSGLEAYNAYNEQAYEEADEREEAEEGPEAGVTISPSPRDTGWSAAEWFQEQNHSGSQPSFNTNFNSPPAYAQQPAVTGLGHGIAQDRQQGASAYQQAEDLGWSPGGQPLQEEEAYIPAAAEQSGHDASPWQESELERLSEWQEAEEASAEPQAEPEKQEMRIAFGSKAPETAASPASGVGLVTLLQTSKREQLARQAAEQEAAEYALEQTKAQQPAGDEIEWRNLFLKQSDEREFRKIRVCIVQRDETLDSIAVRYSLNPREILLYNGLNESAVEEGQLLYIP